A single region of the Oscillospiraceae bacterium genome encodes:
- a CDS encoding MMPL family transporter, giving the protein MSKFTNSITKYKKSIITLFILITAACGILTGLVTVNYDLKDYLPKDAKSTQALNIMTEEFSDDLPNARVMIDNLTVREALDYKEKLAAVDGVSSVTWLEDAVGIETLGSVPLEYLDQNIVKNYYLDGSALFSVAIENGKEESTVKALRALIEDSALQYAISGDAVNTASAQAMSSSEVLKAMAILVPVIISILIISTTSWLEPVLFLLSIGVAVVINMGTNLIFGQVSFISNAVSPILQMAVSLDYAIFLMHSFNDLRQEYEPHEAMKRAIKKSASAISASAATTIIGFAALAFMRFGIGFDMAFTLVKGVILSFVSVMIFLPALTLVSYKLMDKTKHRAFFFNLEGVGKVLMKINTPILILAVLVAVPCFLAQSNVNFKYGMSELSDVSVVAMDNRAIDEKFGSDNQLVLLVSKGDAGSEKELCESLSNVPHVTSVVSYTTSVGSEIPPEYLSDDVSSMFYSEHYARIILYTDTTEEGDEAFATVQTVADVAAQYYDTYYLTGQSAVLYDIKTVVSTDTTIVNLIAIIGIFLVLLITFRSLTIPLLLVFTIETAIWINLSFAYFAGQSFNFIGYLVISTVQLGATVDYAILMTDRYLHKRKTLPKKEAMKAALGNKVPAVLTSAAILSTAGFILAMTSTNPIVSELGTLLGRGTLLSFFMVICVLPELLILFDKIIQKTTLKLKEKRRD; this is encoded by the coding sequence ATGATCGACAACCTAACCGTACGGGAAGCGTTGGATTATAAAGAAAAACTTGCGGCGGTGGACGGTGTTTCTTCGGTCACATGGCTCGAAGATGCGGTCGGTATTGAAACGCTCGGTTCGGTACCGCTTGAATATCTGGATCAAAACATTGTTAAAAATTATTATCTTGACGGCAGTGCGCTTTTTTCGGTCGCCATCGAAAACGGCAAAGAGGAGAGCACTGTCAAAGCCCTTCGCGCACTGATCGAAGACAGCGCTTTACAATACGCCATATCGGGTGATGCCGTAAACACAGCATCCGCACAGGCCATGTCATCATCCGAGGTCTTAAAAGCGATGGCGATTCTGGTCCCCGTTATCATTTCTATTTTAATTATTTCCACGACTTCCTGGCTTGAACCGGTTTTATTTCTGCTTTCCATCGGCGTTGCGGTCGTAATCAACATGGGCACCAATTTGATTTTCGGGCAGGTCTCATTCATTTCAAATGCGGTCAGCCCCATTCTTCAGATGGCTGTCTCGCTGGACTATGCGATCTTTTTAATGCACAGTTTCAACGATCTGCGGCAGGAGTATGAGCCGCACGAAGCCATGAAGCGCGCCATTAAAAAGTCGGCATCGGCAATTTCCGCCAGCGCCGCAACAACCATAATCGGATTCGCCGCGCTTGCCTTTATGCGGTTCGGCATCGGTTTTGACATGGCGTTCACGCTGGTCAAGGGCGTTATTTTAAGTTTCGTCTCGGTGATGATCTTTTTGCCGGCACTCACGCTGGTCAGTTATAAACTGATGGACAAAACAAAACACCGGGCCTTCTTTTTCAATCTTGAAGGTGTCGGAAAAGTGCTGATGAAAATCAACACGCCGATTCTGATTCTCGCCGTGCTTGTCGCGGTACCCTGCTTTTTGGCACAGTCGAATGTCAATTTCAAATACGGTATGAGCGAACTTTCGGATGTCTCTGTCGTTGCGATGGACAATAGGGCCATCGATGAAAAATTCGGCAGCGATAACCAACTGGTGCTGCTGGTCTCAAAAGGTGACGCCGGCAGTGAGAAAGAACTATGCGAATCGCTTTCGAACGTTCCGCACGTGACCTCTGTGGTCTCCTATACCACCTCGGTCGGTTCCGAAATTCCGCCCGAATATCTGTCAGATGATGTTTCAAGCATGTTCTATTCCGAACATTATGCCCGAATCATCCTCTATACCGACACAACCGAAGAAGGCGATGAAGCGTTTGCGACGGTGCAGACGGTCGCGGATGTTGCGGCGCAATATTATGATACTTATTATCTCACGGGGCAAAGTGCCGTCCTGTACGATATCAAGACGGTTGTCTCGACCGACACGACAATTGTCAATTTGATTGCGATCATCGGTATCTTTTTGGTGTTGCTGATTACATTTCGGTCTCTGACGATTCCGCTGCTGTTGGTTTTTACCATTGAAACCGCCATCTGGATCAACCTCTCTTTTGCCTATTTCGCAGGCCAATCCTTTAATTTTATCGGATATCTGGTGATCAGCACCGTGCAGCTCGGCGCGACGGTCGACTATGCGATTCTGATGACCGACCGCTATCTGCACAAACGCAAAACCCTGCCGAAGAAAGAGGCCATGAAAGCAGCGCTCGGAAACAAGGTGCCTGCTGTTTTGACCTCTGCGGCGATTCTCTCGACCGCCGGATTCATTCTGGCGATGACATCGACCAATCCGATTGTATCGGAACTTGGTACACTGCTCGGAAGAGGCACCCTGCTGTCTTTCTTCATGGTTATTTGCGTGCTGCCGGAATTGCTGATTTTATTCGATAAGATCATTCAAAAGACCACTTTAAAATTAAAAGAGAAAAGAAGAGATTAG